The Catenulispora sp. EB89 genome includes a region encoding these proteins:
- a CDS encoding sugar MFS transporter gives MSATPTEPVLRVRHDSWTRLLYLQLGAFAFFLYAFSPSIDLLKDDLHLSAGVAGLHSTCYAAGVTVGSLSAPWYIRRLGGSRPALWWGLVGLSLSVGLFCAVPSLSVTLPAAVICGVFGALMCIAVPAALSRAHGPETGPAAITEANAVAAFVGIAAPLAVGGAAAAGIGWRTALLSVAPLSALLYVALGRVREPAWVAAAETEPVAVGEAVEAYGLGMVDTAGASAGGTEELAGRGAVAGPEYAAGTDGSGGRIGTVVSLADDVRGRVSAVDRVPAPRSPSDQPVRSATFRDLPRRFWINQVAGVCAGAIEFCLTLWCATLLRDRAHLSAGVAATGVTAVVAGMAVGRAIGGRLALRVPIDWLIFAAFGTNLVGFALFWATPNPVIMFGGLAVAGLGVSLQYPLLAARGIEMAGGQAELAGAVNMFGGGIAVGTAPFALGFLSDRVGIHTAYLLLPAFIIAAMVAVAASGRWASREGTIPA, from the coding sequence GTGAGCGCCACCCCCACTGAGCCCGTCCTGCGGGTCCGGCACGACAGCTGGACCCGCTTGCTCTATCTGCAACTCGGCGCCTTCGCCTTCTTCCTCTACGCCTTCAGCCCCTCGATCGACCTGCTCAAGGACGACCTCCACCTCTCCGCGGGCGTGGCCGGGCTGCACAGCACCTGCTACGCCGCCGGCGTCACCGTCGGCAGCCTCAGCGCGCCCTGGTACATCCGCCGCTTGGGCGGCTCACGCCCCGCGCTGTGGTGGGGGCTGGTCGGCCTGTCGCTGTCGGTGGGGCTTTTCTGCGCTGTCCCGTCGTTGTCGGTAACGCTTCCGGCGGCCGTGATCTGCGGAGTCTTCGGCGCGCTGATGTGTATAGCCGTGCCGGCGGCACTGTCGCGCGCGCATGGCCCGGAAACCGGCCCGGCCGCGATCACCGAGGCCAACGCGGTCGCCGCCTTCGTCGGCATCGCGGCCCCGCTCGCGGTGGGCGGCGCGGCCGCGGCGGGCATCGGCTGGCGCACGGCGCTGCTGTCGGTCGCACCGCTGAGCGCGCTGCTGTACGTGGCGCTCGGGCGGGTGCGCGAGCCGGCGTGGGTGGCGGCGGCCGAGACCGAGCCGGTGGCTGTGGGCGAGGCGGTCGAGGCTTACGGGCTCGGCATGGTCGACACGGCCGGCGCGAGTGCCGGCGGTACCGAAGAACTCGCTGGCCGCGGCGCGGTAGCCGGGCCCGAGTATGCGGCCGGCACCGATGGCTCTGGTGGGCGGATCGGCACGGTCGTGAGTCTTGCGGATGACGTGCGAGGCCGGGTTTCGGCTGTGGATCGAGTCCCGGCGCCCCGCTCCCCGAGCGACCAACCCGTTCGCTCGGCCACTTTCCGCGACCTCCCGCGCCGCTTCTGGATCAACCAGGTCGCGGGCGTCTGCGCCGGCGCCATCGAGTTCTGCCTCACCCTCTGGTGCGCGACCTTGCTCCGCGACCGCGCGCACCTGTCCGCCGGCGTGGCCGCGACCGGCGTCACCGCCGTCGTCGCCGGCATGGCCGTCGGCCGTGCGATCGGCGGTCGCCTCGCACTCCGGGTGCCGATCGACTGGCTGATCTTCGCGGCGTTCGGGACCAACCTCGTGGGCTTCGCGCTCTTCTGGGCGACGCCGAACCCGGTGATCATGTTCGGCGGGCTGGCGGTGGCCGGGCTCGGGGTGTCGTTGCAGTACCCGCTGTTGGCGGCGCGCGGTATCGAGATGGCCGGCGGTCAGGCGGAGCTCGCCGGTGCGGTGAACATGTTCGGCGGCGGGATCGCGGTCGGGACCGCGCCGTTCGCGCTCGGCTTCCTCTCCGACCGGGTCGGCATCCACACCGCTTACCTGCTGCTGCCGGCGTTCATCATCGCGGCGATGGTCGCGGTCGCGGCTTCTGGTCGGTGGGCGTCCCGGGAGGGCACCATTCCGGCATGA
- a CDS encoding sucrase ferredoxin, which produces MSVCESAPGGCAALCRAAREPLRDTAPPQARAWLAVEHPGPWPAFGWPSDLPPGVAEVLTAAPAYAVRPQLIRRPDREGRAVTGERVVFVAGGPVGARWLERRLTADLCDVEKLDLAALADGGPPGFGAPLRERVLLVCTHGKRDVCCARYGAPVARDLAARGLPAWETTHLGGDQFAANMVCLPDGTYHGRLDRGSAADVAFACLRGEVSPAHYRGRAGVSPT; this is translated from the coding sequence GTGTCCGTCTGCGAATCCGCTCCCGGTGGCTGCGCCGCGCTGTGCCGGGCCGCGCGCGAGCCGCTGCGGGACACCGCGCCGCCGCAGGCCAGGGCGTGGCTCGCGGTGGAGCACCCCGGACCGTGGCCGGCCTTCGGCTGGCCGTCCGATCTGCCCCCGGGCGTCGCCGAGGTGCTGACCGCCGCGCCGGCCTACGCCGTGCGTCCGCAGCTGATCCGGCGCCCGGACCGCGAAGGCCGTGCGGTGACCGGGGAGCGCGTGGTCTTCGTCGCCGGCGGGCCGGTCGGCGCGCGCTGGCTGGAACGGCGCCTCACCGCCGACCTCTGCGACGTCGAGAAGCTGGACCTGGCCGCTCTGGCCGACGGCGGCCCGCCCGGATTCGGCGCGCCGCTGCGGGAGCGCGTCCTGTTGGTGTGCACCCACGGGAAGCGCGACGTGTGCTGTGCCCGCTACGGCGCCCCGGTGGCCCGGGACCTGGCCGCGCGCGGACTGCCCGCCTGGGAGACCACGCACCTGGGCGGCGACCAGTTCGCGGCGAACATGGTGTGCCTGCCGGACGGCACGTACCACGGCCGCCTGGACCGCGGCTCGGCCGCCGACGTCGCGTTCGCCTGCCTGCGCGGCGAGGTCTCCCCGGCGCACTACCGGGGCCGGGCCGGGGTCAGCCCGACTTAG
- a CDS encoding 1,4-dihydroxy-6-naphthoate synthase, with protein sequence MSDAATVLPDKLSIAYSPCPNDTFVFHALTHGLLPGAPVFDVTFADIDVTNYWVQEADAPDVLKISYPALPLVADRYELLHCGGALGRGCGPLVLSQGAVSAEALAGGVVAVPSLLSTAYRLFELWAEKNVPGGMQIKVLPFHEIMPAVAAGEVAAGLVIHEARFTYQKFGLTCHADLGEWWESETGLPIPLGAIVARKDLGAEALAELSGLIRDSVEYAWADPKASHEYVMEHAQEMDPEVAQQHIGLYVNEFTRDLGADGLAAVEALLAK encoded by the coding sequence ATGTCTGACGCCGCGACCGTCCTGCCCGACAAGCTGTCCATCGCCTACTCCCCGTGCCCCAACGACACGTTCGTCTTCCACGCGCTGACCCACGGCCTGCTGCCCGGCGCCCCGGTCTTCGACGTGACCTTCGCCGACATCGACGTCACGAACTACTGGGTGCAGGAGGCGGACGCGCCGGACGTCCTGAAGATCTCCTACCCGGCCCTGCCGCTGGTCGCCGACCGCTACGAGCTGCTGCACTGCGGCGGCGCCCTGGGCCGGGGCTGCGGCCCGCTGGTGCTGTCCCAGGGCGCGGTGTCGGCCGAGGCGCTGGCCGGCGGCGTGGTGGCGGTGCCGAGCCTGCTGTCGACCGCCTATCGGCTGTTCGAGCTGTGGGCGGAGAAGAACGTCCCGGGTGGTATGCAGATCAAGGTCTTGCCGTTCCACGAGATCATGCCGGCCGTGGCGGCCGGCGAGGTGGCCGCCGGCCTGGTGATCCACGAGGCCCGCTTCACCTACCAGAAATTCGGCCTGACCTGCCACGCCGACCTCGGCGAGTGGTGGGAGTCGGAGACCGGCCTGCCGATCCCGCTGGGCGCGATCGTGGCCCGCAAGGACCTCGGCGCCGAGGCGCTGGCCGAGCTCAGCGGACTGATCCGGGACTCGGTGGAGTACGCCTGGGCCGACCCGAAGGCCTCGCACGAGTACGTGATGGAGCACGCGCAGGAGATGGACCCGGAGGTCGCGCAGCAGCACATCGGGCTGTACGTCAACGAGTTCACCCGGGACCTCGGCGCCGACGGGCTGGCGGCGGTCGAGGCTTTGCTCGCGAAGTAG
- a CDS encoding helicase-associated domain-containing protein gives MTRAEARSAGGKVSQGSDTPGSGGRANGAAPRRRSLADELRSWPVERLANLLAVRPDLAVPPPASIAALAERASQRASVALAMDRLDAFTLQVLQALAVSPEPVTAGSTAALLGVPEDGAVTEAVALLRDTALLWGPDEGLRPLVNAREALGENPVGLGPPLASALNNSSPAGMQEFLRRLGLPATPDPVSAVGAISALAADAPRMRAVLDAAPVGVEAVLEKLVWGPPFGRIGTAADYVDADSGANSGSGGSGGHRDDAAAQVSDTAGSAESSESPLEWLLARGILGRWTEDTVVLPREIAFFLRRHVFGSGLHHDLASEPPAVAVTQHDARNADASAGAAAVAVPRRVEELLDAWAAGPPGVLRSGGAGIRDLRRTAALLDVPEEEAAFLAELAYAAGLVAADLASGFWLPTPAYDRWLDLPPERRWAELAAAWLVSDRAAGRVGAPDERNRQVAPLSAEVASWAVTELRRDLLGELDRLPKGATTALDAVVDRLFWERPRRSGPAVRQLVDWTLREAVWLGVVAPVRGGAGILSTHGRALLLGLPRDALASALGAALPEPVRHVLIQGDLTAIAPGPLAPELAREMALVADIESAGAATVYRFTTASVRRAFDAGRGADDLHTFLAEHSLHEIPQALTYLVDDVARRHGRIRVGAAISYVRADNDAALTEMLADRRTGGLGLRRIAPGVAVSELPPSELLEGLRANGYAPMAENEDGSGAPVVVATARARRATSFHPYAVQRQALPGSTAVVGLAEDLVAGG, from the coding sequence ATGACGCGCGCCGAAGCGCGGTCCGCGGGCGGAAAAGTGTCTCAGGGTTCGGACACTCCAGGCTCCGGGGGCCGGGCGAACGGCGCCGCGCCGCGCCGCCGCTCGCTGGCCGACGAGCTGCGGTCCTGGCCCGTGGAGCGGCTGGCGAACCTGCTCGCGGTGCGGCCGGATCTGGCGGTGCCGCCGCCGGCGTCGATCGCGGCGTTGGCGGAGCGGGCGTCGCAGCGGGCGTCGGTCGCGCTGGCGATGGACCGACTTGATGCATTCACATTGCAAGTGCTCCAGGCGCTGGCGGTCTCGCCGGAGCCGGTGACCGCCGGGTCCACGGCGGCTTTGCTGGGGGTGCCGGAGGACGGCGCGGTCACCGAGGCCGTCGCGTTGCTGCGCGACACGGCGTTGCTGTGGGGGCCCGACGAGGGGCTGCGGCCGCTGGTCAACGCGCGCGAGGCGTTGGGGGAGAACCCGGTCGGGCTCGGCCCGCCGCTGGCTTCCGCGCTGAACAACTCGTCTCCGGCCGGGATGCAGGAGTTCCTGCGGCGGCTCGGGCTGCCCGCGACGCCGGATCCGGTCAGCGCGGTCGGTGCCATCTCGGCGCTGGCCGCCGACGCGCCGCGGATGCGTGCCGTGCTCGACGCCGCGCCGGTCGGGGTGGAGGCGGTGCTGGAGAAGCTGGTCTGGGGGCCGCCGTTCGGCCGGATCGGGACGGCTGCCGACTACGTTGACGCTGACTCCGGCGCCAACTCCGGCTCCGGCGGCTCGGGCGGCCATCGCGACGACGCGGCGGCGCAGGTCTCTGACACCGCCGGATCTGCCGAGTCCTCCGAATCCCCGCTCGAATGGCTCCTGGCCCGCGGCATCCTCGGCCGCTGGACCGAGGACACCGTCGTCCTGCCCCGCGAGATCGCGTTCTTCCTCCGCCGCCACGTCTTCGGCAGCGGCCTGCACCACGACCTCGCCTCCGAGCCGCCGGCGGTCGCCGTCACCCAGCACGACGCCCGGAACGCCGACGCCTCGGCCGGCGCCGCGGCGGTCGCCGTGCCGCGCCGCGTCGAGGAACTGCTCGACGCCTGGGCCGCCGGTCCCCCCGGCGTGCTGCGCTCCGGCGGCGCCGGCATCAGGGACCTGCGGCGCACCGCCGCGCTGCTCGACGTACCCGAGGAGGAGGCCGCGTTCCTGGCCGAGCTGGCCTACGCGGCCGGGTTGGTGGCTGCCGACCTGGCGTCCGGCTTCTGGCTGCCGACCCCGGCCTACGACCGCTGGCTGGACCTGCCGCCGGAGCGGCGCTGGGCGGAGCTGGCGGCGGCGTGGCTGGTCTCGGACCGGGCCGCGGGCCGGGTCGGGGCGCCGGACGAGCGGAACCGGCAGGTGGCGCCGCTGTCCGCGGAGGTCGCCTCCTGGGCCGTGACCGAACTGCGCCGCGACCTGCTCGGCGAGCTCGACCGGCTGCCCAAGGGCGCCACCACCGCGCTGGACGCGGTCGTGGACCGGCTGTTCTGGGAGCGTCCGCGCCGCAGCGGCCCGGCGGTGCGGCAGCTGGTGGACTGGACCCTGCGCGAGGCGGTCTGGCTCGGCGTGGTCGCCCCGGTGCGCGGCGGCGCCGGGATCCTGTCCACGCACGGCCGGGCCCTGCTGCTCGGCCTGCCGCGCGACGCGCTCGCCTCAGCCCTCGGCGCGGCCCTGCCCGAGCCGGTGCGACACGTGCTGATCCAGGGCGACCTGACCGCCATCGCCCCCGGCCCCCTGGCCCCCGAACTGGCCCGGGAGATGGCACTGGTCGCCGACATCGAGTCGGCCGGCGCCGCGACCGTCTACCGCTTCACCACCGCCTCGGTCCGCCGCGCCTTCGACGCCGGCCGAGGCGCCGACGACCTGCACACCTTCCTCGCCGAGCACTCCCTCCACGAGATCCCGCAAGCGCTGACCTACCTCGTCGACGACGTCGCCCGCCGCCACGGCCGCATCCGCGTCGGCGCCGCGATCTCCTACGTCCGCGCCGACAACGACGCGGCCCTCACCGAGATGCTGGCCGACCGCCGCACCGGCGGCCTGGGCCTGCGCCGCATCGCCCCCGGCGTCGCCGTCTCGGAGCTCCCGCCATCGGAACTCCTCGAAGGCCTCCGCGCCAACGGCTACGCCCCGATGGCCGAGAACGAGGACGGCAGCGGCGCCCCGGTGGTGGTCGCGACCGCGCGGGCCCGCCGGGCGACCTCGTTCCACCCGTACGCGGTGCAGCGGCAGGCGCTGCCGGGGTCGACGGCCGTGGTGGGGTTGGCGGAGGATCTGGTCGCCGGAGGGTAG
- a CDS encoding DUF3027 domain-containing protein, whose translation MNAATATPARSADSRPRGRQPVLDQVCADAVDLALAAAEDVAGIGEVGRHVGMLAEGDRVVTHLFECKERGYRGWNWAVTLTRAPRTKFVTLDETVLVAGNESVLAPEWVPWSERLRPGDLGPGDLLPIAEDDARLVPAYTGEDEERPELYREITRDSLPLIAYQIGLGRPRVLSREGREEAAERWHEGEFGPHSPMAQAAPARCSGCGFLAPLAGMLGQGFGVCTNEISPSDGRVVSLDFGCGAHSEAAVVPVTYPTSEPVVDEYRYDTVTFGERVVRPADEASQAAAAAAAAVQVAVAAADVEDAEPEPEAETVAAVEVVQAEVVAEVVPEEEPVDES comes from the coding sequence GTGAACGCCGCGACCGCCACCCCAGCCCGCTCCGCAGACAGCCGGCCGCGCGGACGCCAGCCGGTCCTCGACCAGGTCTGCGCCGACGCGGTCGACCTGGCCCTGGCCGCGGCCGAGGACGTCGCCGGGATCGGCGAGGTCGGCCGGCACGTCGGCATGCTCGCCGAGGGGGACCGCGTGGTCACCCACCTGTTCGAGTGCAAGGAGCGGGGGTACCGCGGCTGGAACTGGGCCGTGACGCTGACCCGCGCGCCGCGCACGAAGTTCGTCACCCTCGACGAGACCGTGCTGGTCGCCGGCAACGAGTCGGTCCTGGCCCCGGAGTGGGTGCCGTGGAGCGAGCGCCTGCGCCCCGGCGACCTGGGCCCCGGCGACCTGCTGCCGATCGCCGAGGACGACGCCCGCCTGGTTCCGGCCTACACCGGCGAGGACGAGGAGCGGCCCGAGCTCTACCGCGAGATCACCCGCGACTCGCTGCCGCTGATCGCCTACCAGATCGGCCTCGGCCGGCCGCGCGTGCTGTCCCGCGAGGGCCGCGAGGAGGCCGCCGAGCGCTGGCACGAGGGCGAGTTCGGCCCGCACTCGCCGATGGCGCAGGCCGCCCCGGCGCGCTGCTCGGGCTGCGGGTTCCTGGCGCCGCTGGCCGGGATGCTCGGCCAGGGCTTCGGCGTGTGCACGAACGAGATCTCCCCGAGCGACGGCCGCGTGGTGTCCCTGGACTTCGGCTGCGGCGCGCACTCGGAGGCCGCCGTGGTGCCGGTGACGTACCCGACGTCGGAGCCGGTGGTCGACGAGTACCGGTACGACACCGTGACGTTCGGCGAGCGCGTGGTGCGGCCCGCCGACGAGGCGTCGCAGGCCGCTGCCGCGGCCGCGGCGGCGGTGCAGGTGGCGGTGGCGGCGGCCGACGTGGAGGACGCCGAGCCCGAGCCCGAGGCCGAAACTGTCGCCGCCGTCGAGGTCGTGCAGGCCGAGGTCGTGGCCGAGGTTGTGCCAGAGGAAGAGCCCGTCGATGAAAGCTGA
- a CDS encoding dihydrofolate reductase family protein: MTATYTFDVFSSLDGFGAAGGDWTGYWGKQGPELLEHRLGLYSQEQRMVFGANTYRLFVGFLAQAADDADVRDPWVTRMIDTPATIVSSTLTTPLDWPDATLERGDAVDVVARLKQESDVPLRSHGSLAMNRALMAAGLVDRVQVTLFPVITGQHGLDPIFAGAADFDLELLETRTLDGRIQELVYRPTLHG, encoded by the coding sequence ATGACCGCCACCTACACCTTCGACGTCTTCTCCAGCCTCGACGGCTTCGGCGCCGCCGGCGGCGACTGGACCGGCTACTGGGGCAAGCAGGGCCCGGAGCTGCTGGAGCACCGCCTCGGCCTGTACAGCCAGGAGCAGCGGATGGTCTTCGGAGCGAACACGTACCGACTGTTCGTCGGGTTCCTGGCGCAGGCCGCGGACGACGCCGACGTCCGCGACCCGTGGGTCACCCGGATGATCGACACCCCGGCGACCATCGTGTCCTCCACCCTGACCACGCCGCTGGACTGGCCGGACGCGACCCTGGAGCGAGGCGACGCCGTCGACGTCGTCGCGCGGCTCAAGCAGGAGTCGGACGTGCCCCTGCGCTCGCACGGCAGCCTGGCGATGAACCGCGCCCTGATGGCCGCCGGCCTGGTCGACCGGGTCCAGGTGACCCTGTTCCCGGTGATCACCGGACAGCACGGGCTGGACCCGATCTTCGCCGGCGCCGCCGACTTCGACCTCGAACTGCTGGAGACGCGGACGCTCGACGGGCGGATCCAGGAGCTGGTGTACCGGCCCACGCTGCACGGCTGA
- the proS gene encoding proline--tRNA ligase yields the protein MARDERGVTPQSEDFSAWYNEVVTKAQLVERGPAKGTMVIRPYGYRVWELLQADLDRRIKDTGHENAYFPLFIPESYLKREAEHVEGFAPELAVVTHAGGKELEEPLVVRPTSETVIGEMMAKWVSSYRDLPLLLNQWANVVRWELRPRLFLRTTEFLWQEGHTAHADEAEAMAETLQMLGVYEHVCRDLAAIPVVPGEKTPGERFAGAVKTFTVEGMMRDGKALQNGTSHYLGTNFAKAFGIQFSDDTGRLQLCHTTSWGMTTRMIGATIMTHGDDKGLVLPPKLAPYQVVVVPIARGDQAETVLDAVRELAVRLKEAGIRVHVDDRPQVSPGFKFNEWEMRGVPLRLEIGPRDLAAGTALLAKRLGDEGKVAISLDTAPEVLLDTLDDFQEYLLERATAFREAHTHTVDTWDEFTAAVATGWARALHCGRPECEEDIKAETAATPRCIPLEAPAESGTCVRCDAPSAYGKRVLFARAY from the coding sequence ATGGCACGTGACGAGCGCGGGGTCACCCCGCAGAGCGAGGACTTCTCCGCCTGGTACAACGAGGTGGTCACCAAGGCCCAGCTGGTCGAGCGCGGCCCGGCTAAGGGCACCATGGTGATCCGACCGTACGGCTACCGGGTGTGGGAGCTGCTCCAGGCCGACCTCGACCGCCGCATCAAGGACACCGGGCACGAGAACGCGTACTTCCCGCTGTTCATCCCGGAGTCCTACCTCAAGCGCGAGGCCGAGCACGTCGAGGGCTTCGCCCCGGAGCTCGCGGTCGTCACCCACGCCGGCGGCAAGGAGCTGGAGGAGCCGCTGGTCGTGCGGCCGACCTCGGAGACCGTCATCGGCGAGATGATGGCCAAGTGGGTCTCCTCCTACCGGGACCTGCCGCTGCTGCTGAACCAGTGGGCGAACGTCGTCCGCTGGGAGCTCCGCCCCCGCCTGTTCCTGCGCACCACCGAGTTCCTGTGGCAGGAGGGCCACACCGCGCACGCCGACGAGGCCGAGGCCATGGCCGAGACGCTGCAGATGCTCGGCGTCTACGAGCACGTCTGCCGCGACCTGGCGGCGATCCCGGTCGTCCCCGGCGAGAAGACGCCCGGCGAGCGCTTCGCCGGCGCGGTGAAGACCTTCACGGTCGAGGGCATGATGCGCGACGGCAAGGCGCTGCAGAACGGCACCTCGCACTATCTGGGCACGAACTTCGCCAAGGCCTTCGGCATCCAGTTCTCCGACGACACCGGCCGGCTCCAGCTCTGCCACACCACTTCCTGGGGCATGACCACGCGCATGATCGGCGCCACGATCATGACCCACGGCGACGACAAGGGCCTGGTCCTGCCGCCCAAGCTGGCGCCGTACCAGGTGGTGGTCGTCCCGATCGCGCGCGGCGACCAGGCCGAGACCGTGCTGGACGCGGTGCGCGAGCTGGCCGTGCGGCTGAAGGAAGCCGGGATCCGCGTACACGTCGACGACCGCCCCCAGGTCTCCCCGGGCTTCAAGTTCAACGAGTGGGAGATGCGCGGCGTCCCGCTGCGCCTGGAGATCGGCCCGCGCGACCTCGCCGCCGGGACCGCGCTGCTGGCCAAGCGCCTCGGCGACGAAGGGAAGGTCGCGATCTCCCTCGACACCGCCCCCGAGGTGCTGCTCGACACCCTCGACGACTTCCAGGAGTACCTGCTGGAGCGCGCGACCGCCTTCCGCGAGGCGCACACGCACACCGTCGACACCTGGGACGAGTTCACCGCGGCCGTCGCCACCGGCTGGGCCCGCGCCCTGCACTGCGGACGCCCGGAGTGCGAGGAGGACATCAAGGCCGAGACCGCCGCCACACCGCGCTGCATCCCGCTGGAGGCGCCGGCCGAGTCCGGGACCTGCGTGCGCTGCGACGCGCCGTCGGCGTACGGCAAGCGCGTGCTGTTCGCGCGGGCGTACTGA
- a CDS encoding futalosine hydrolase, translating into MYEFLLATAVGAERDALQRHADGLTVIVTGAGPAAAATGAAWVLASEPYKLAVSVGIGGGFAPRAPIGSVVVSTRVVAADLGADSPEGFLPIEELGFAPRVEQPDEAWAARIGGALSTAGLTVVTGAVLTVATVTGTAERTAELLARHPDAAAEGMEGFGVASAATMAELPFVEIRAISNVVGPRDRESWRIGEALDVLATVGQTLAALQAPGVA; encoded by the coding sequence ATGTACGAGTTCTTGCTGGCGACAGCCGTCGGCGCCGAGCGTGACGCTCTTCAGCGCCACGCCGACGGCCTGACGGTGATAGTCACCGGCGCGGGCCCCGCGGCCGCGGCGACCGGCGCGGCCTGGGTCCTGGCCTCGGAGCCCTACAAACTGGCGGTCTCAGTCGGCATCGGCGGCGGCTTCGCCCCGCGCGCGCCGATCGGCTCGGTGGTGGTCTCCACCCGGGTGGTCGCGGCCGACCTCGGCGCCGACTCCCCGGAGGGCTTCCTGCCGATCGAGGAGCTGGGCTTCGCCCCGCGCGTGGAGCAGCCGGACGAGGCCTGGGCGGCCCGGATCGGCGGCGCGTTGAGCACCGCCGGGCTGACCGTGGTCACCGGCGCCGTGCTGACCGTGGCCACCGTCACCGGCACCGCCGAGCGCACCGCGGAGCTGCTGGCCCGGCACCCGGACGCGGCCGCGGAGGGCATGGAGGGCTTCGGCGTGGCGAGCGCGGCGACGATGGCCGAGCTGCCGTTCGTGGAGATCCGCGCGATCTCCAACGTCGTCGGACCCCGGGACCGGGAATCGTGGCGGATCGGTGAAGCCCTGGACGTCCTGGCGACCGTCGGGCAGACCCTGGCCGCCCTCCAGGCGCCGGGCGTCGCATAA
- a CDS encoding MFS transporter — protein MAKDQTPNRDGEERTRVFDAPEATRPLIPQPPPLPPKRPRDGRDARDAGGRTQNGGGAAADPALADTLPTGDSSAASASAAASAARAGGHHDPVPTRIMAAQHPDDAPIATIDLAATLPQLAEVAPDLSAADIEMLTPVRPESDAARILRRVGEGTEATGRAMGKVGGVVGRRIRKYTESGGARESGLSRLIELHAVNTAGDLLITLALAQSVFFGVQPGQARGKVALYLVITMVPFVLLAPVIGPLLDRFGHGRRIAMALTMAARLVLALIMARTVSGSANLALYPAAFGCLAASKAYGVTRSAVIPRLVPHGSTLIKANSRTSMASIIATFVFAPVGGLLLKLGHAGLCLIGAALVFALGAYLALRLPSHVDSAAGEQKAQLKKKDRNMDPRLEETMPNLRLRSVGPAVMLALRANAAFRCFSGFLTIFMAFLVRYHPLAGYKDLVAIGMIAGAAAVGNAVGTSLGSMLKARAPEGVISAMLALTTGAVLACAFYYNLITVLTVAAVAAMSAALAKLSLDALLQRDTLERVRTSAFARSETLLQLAWVVGGGLGIAMSFPGNGNGTFAFIVAAIALLAVCVVTLKALSDLRFVAPNPAQSLGV, from the coding sequence GTGGCCAAGGATCAGACGCCGAACCGGGACGGCGAGGAGCGGACGCGGGTTTTCGACGCCCCGGAGGCGACCCGGCCGTTGATCCCGCAGCCCCCGCCGCTGCCGCCGAAACGCCCCCGGGACGGCCGGGACGCCCGGGACGCCGGCGGCCGCACGCAGAACGGCGGCGGCGCGGCGGCCGATCCCGCGCTCGCCGACACGCTGCCGACCGGGGATTCCTCAGCGGCCTCAGCGTCCGCCGCGGCCTCGGCCGCGCGCGCCGGCGGCCACCACGACCCGGTCCCGACCCGCATCATGGCCGCCCAGCACCCGGACGACGCCCCGATCGCCACCATCGACCTGGCCGCGACCCTGCCGCAGTTGGCCGAGGTCGCCCCGGACCTGTCGGCGGCCGACATAGAGATGCTCACCCCGGTCCGGCCGGAGTCCGACGCCGCGCGCATCCTGCGCCGGGTCGGCGAGGGCACCGAGGCCACCGGCCGCGCCATGGGCAAGGTCGGCGGGGTGGTCGGGCGCCGCATCCGGAAGTACACCGAGTCCGGCGGGGCCCGGGAGTCCGGGCTGTCCCGGCTGATCGAGCTGCACGCCGTGAACACCGCCGGCGACCTGCTGATCACGCTGGCGCTGGCGCAGTCGGTGTTCTTCGGGGTGCAGCCGGGGCAGGCGCGCGGCAAGGTCGCGCTGTACCTGGTGATCACCATGGTGCCGTTCGTGCTGCTGGCGCCGGTGATCGGCCCGCTGCTGGACCGCTTCGGGCACGGCCGGCGCATCGCGATGGCGCTGACCATGGCCGCCCGCCTGGTGCTGGCGCTGATCATGGCCCGCACCGTGAGCGGCAGCGCCAACCTGGCGCTCTACCCGGCCGCGTTCGGCTGCCTGGCGGCCTCCAAGGCCTACGGCGTGACCCGCAGCGCGGTGATCCCCCGGCTGGTCCCGCACGGCAGCACACTGATCAAGGCGAACTCGCGCACCTCGATGGCCAGCATCATCGCCACCTTCGTGTTCGCCCCGGTCGGCGGCCTGCTGCTGAAGCTCGGCCACGCCGGACTCTGCCTGATCGGCGCGGCGCTGGTCTTCGCGCTCGGCGCGTACCTGGCGCTGCGGCTGCCGTCCCACGTGGACTCCGCCGCGGGCGAACAGAAGGCGCAGCTGAAGAAGAAGGACCGGAACATGGACCCCCGCCTGGAGGAGACCATGCCGAACCTGCGGCTGCGCTCGGTGGGCCCGGCGGTGATGCTGGCGCTGCGCGCCAACGCCGCCTTCCGCTGCTTCTCCGGCTTCCTGACCATCTTCATGGCGTTCCTGGTCCGCTACCACCCGCTGGCCGGCTACAAGGACCTGGTCGCGATCGGCATGATCGCCGGCGCCGCGGCCGTCGGCAACGCCGTGGGCACCTCGCTGGGCTCGATGCTGAAAGCCCGGGCCCCGGAGGGCGTGATCTCCGCGATGCTGGCGCTGACCACCGGGGCGGTCCTGGCCTGCGCCTTCTATTACAACCTGATCACGGTACTCACCGTAGCCGCGGTCGCCGCCATGAGCGCTGCGCTGGCCAAACTGTCCCTGGACGCCCTTTTGCAGCGCGACACGCTCGAACGTGTGCGCACGTCTGCCTTCGCCCGATCTGAGACACTGTTGCAGCTGGCCTGGGTGGTCGGCGGCGGCCTGGGGATCGCGATGTCGTTCCCGGGCAACGGCAACGGGACCTTCGCGTTCATCGTGGCCGCCATCGCGTTGCTGGCGGTCTGCGTGGTGACTTTGAAGGCGTTGTCGGATCTGCGTTTCGTGGCACCGAACCCCGCGCAAAGTCTCGGAGTCTGA